CTGCTGCAGGAAAGGCAGCTTCACATAAGCCACGTTGTTGTCCTGGGCGAAGGGACTGGTGATGATGCCGGCCACGTGCACCGTGATGCCCACGGCATCGAACTTGTCGCCCGGCTTCAGGCCACGGCGGCGGGCGAACTGCTCGCCGAGCAAGGCTCCGTCGTCGCGCTTGTCGAACTCCGCCTGTGTGCCTTCGACCAGCTTGATCTCGGGCGCGAACTTCGTGAGCTGGCCTTCCGGCACCCCGCGGAAAGTGATGACGTCCAGGCTGGCCCCGCAGTTGTTGACGATGATCTGGATCGGGATGGCCTCACGCACTCCGGGGATGCGGCGGATCTCATTCACATAGTGTTCCGGCAGCCGTGAGGTCGCGGGACAGAATCGGTTTTCCCGATAGACGACCAAGGTCGTGTCCGCCGCGGTTTCCTCCGTCGCGGCGGCGAGCGAGCGCTGCAGCGTTTCCACCGCGGTGAAAAGGAACATGCCGGAGGCCACGCCGAGGATGGTCAGCAGCGTCCGCAGCCGGTGGCGGCTGAGCTGCTTCCATGCGAGTGGGATGAGATTGAACATGAAGAACGATCCAGGATGCGGGATTCAGGATGCAGGATGGAGGGATGCGGAGTTTGATCCTGCATCCTGTGGCTTGGATCCTGCATCGGCGGAAGATGCGGAGTGATCTCCGCCTTCCAGCAGGACACCCTTCTCAAGATGCAGCGTACGATCCGCCGCCGCCGCAGCGTTGGGGTCATGGGTGACCATCACGATGGTCTTGCCATGGTCCCGGGCCAGCGCGCGGAGCAGGCTGAGGATGTGGTTGGCGGATTCCCGGTCGAGGTCGCCGGTCGGTTCGTCCGCCACCAGCAGCGCCGGGTCAGCCACCAGGGCGCGGGCGATGGCGACGCGTTGCTCCTGCCCGCCGGACAGTTCGCCCGGGTTGTGGTGGCTGCGGTCCGCCAGACCCACCAGTGAAAGCGCGGCATCCACCTTCGCGCGGCGTTCCTTTTTCGACAGCGGGGAAAGCAACAGCGGCAGCTCCACGTTTTCGAAGGCGGTCAGCACCGGCACCAGGTGGTAGAGCTGGAAGATGTAGCCCACATTGGCCGCCCGCCATTTCGTGAGCTGGCGGCGGTTGAGGGTGGAGATGTCCGTGCCGCCGATGGTGAGGGTGCCTGCCGTCGGCGAGTCGATCCCGGAGATCAGGTTGAGCAGGGTGGTCTTGCCGGAGCCGGAAGGTCCCATCAGCGCGAGGAACTCGCCGCGCGGGACATCCAGATCCAGCTTCTCCAGAGGCGTCACCAGACTGGTGCCCTTTTTGTAGGACTTGGTGATGCCCCGGCAGGAAATGAGAGGTGGGTTGGACATGGTGCGGATGGCTCAGGGTTTTTGCCGTGGGTGGAGACGCTGGTTTTCCCGCAGGCCGGACGGGTCGAGGATGACCCATTCACCCGGGAGGATTCCTTGGTCGATGCGGTGGAGATTTTCCCGGCTGCCGGAGGAGACAACCTGCCTGCGGGACGCGCGTTTCGTGTCCGGATCGCAGACCCACACCGCACCTTCCTTGAGGGCATTGTCCGGGACATAGACCGCGACGGAGGTCGCCTCACCGGACGGTCCGGATGCCGTCGCGGTATCCAGAAATTCGACGCGGCACAGCATCTCCGGCCGCAGCCGGTCATCCGGCGCGGTGATGCGCACCTTCGCCTGCAGCGTGTTCCGCTGGAGGTCCGCTTCACCGGTGATGCGGGTCACCTCGCCTTCGAAGACCTGGTCCGGCAACAGGTTGCAGCGCACCTTCGCCTTCTGGCCCACGCTCAGTCCGGCGGCATCCGCCAGCGGCACATCCACCCGCACCTGGAGATGGGCCGGATCATAGAGCACCGCGATGGTGGAGCTGTCCTCTTCCTCCATGATCAGCATCTTCTTCTGCCCGGGGGCGGCGGTCAGCCGGAGCACGCGTCCATCCACCGGCGCGGTGATGCGGGTCCGGGAATGCATCAGCTTTGCCTTCTCCAGCGCCGCTTCGGCGGTATGGACCTTCGCCAGCATCGCGGCCGCCTCGTAGGCGATCTTCGTCAGTTGGTGCGTCATCTCCTCGATCTTCGCCTTGCGTGCGGTGAGGGCGGACTGGCGGCGGGAGTTCTCGAACCGGGCATTGATCCGCTCCAGTTCCACGGAACTCGTCTCCGCCTGCTCGAACCTGCGGAGCCTTTCCGCCGCCTCGTCCGCATTCGCCTGGTCGGCGGCCTGGCCGGCTCTTTCCGCCTCCAGTTGCGACAGCGTGATCTGTGTGTTCGTGCAGTGCGCCTCGAACTCGGCTTTCGCCATCTCATGCTCGGCGGT
The nucleotide sequence above comes from Akkermansiaceae bacterium. Encoded proteins:
- a CDS encoding ABC transporter permease; this encodes MFNLIPLAWKQLSRHRLRTLLTILGVASGMFLFTAVETLQRSLAAATEETAADTTLVVYRENRFCPATSRLPEHYVNEIRRIPGVREAIPIQIIVNNCGASLDVITFRGVPEGQLTKFAPEIKLVEGTQAEFDKRDDGALLGEQFARRRGLKPGDKFDAVGITVHVAGIITSPFAQDNNVAYVKLPFLQQASRTGLGVVTQFNVRVETSADLKPVSKAIDERFKSDQQPTNTRPEKAFFAETAGQLIELIGFTRWLGLGAVLAVIGLVANSILLVVRGRVKENAVLRTLGYPSRAILFLVMSEGGLLGLLGGFTGTALAWGFLRWQSFTLGSEGHTLAVRPDLITAAYAVAAALALGVIASIYPAFQAMRQPIVKSLRG
- a CDS encoding ABC transporter ATP-binding protein, which encodes MSNPPLISCRGITKSYKKGTSLVTPLEKLDLDVPRGEFLALMGPSGSGKTTLLNLISGIDSPTAGTLTIGGTDISTLNRRQLTKWRAANVGYIFQLYHLVPVLTAFENVELPLLLSPLSKKERRAKVDAALSLVGLADRSHHNPGELSGGQEQRVAIARALVADPALLVADEPTGDLDRESANHILSLLRALARDHGKTIVMVTHDPNAAAAADRTLHLEKGVLLEGGDHSASSADAGSKPQDAGSNSASLHPAS
- a CDS encoding efflux RND transporter periplasmic adaptor subunit — translated: MSEIHSQLSTLSQPAAPEAGGAARARRTALLLPLAILAGFVLLFLLLFRDRLIPATVVRVTPAIAVEEKSSTASPASAKSGRMIFQASGWIEPDPLPIKATALTDGVVDQVNVLEGQTVKKGDLLATLIEADAKLEVTEATAEHEMAKAEFEAHCTNTQITLSQLEAERAGQAADQANADEAAERLRRFEQAETSSVELERINARFENSRRQSALTARKAKIEEMTHQLTKIAYEAAAMLAKVHTAEAALEKAKLMHSRTRITAPVDGRVLRLTAAPGQKKMLIMEEEDSSTIAVLYDPAHLQVRVDVPLADAAGLSVGQKAKVRCNLLPDQVFEGEVTRITGEADLQRNTLQAKVRITAPDDRLRPEMLCRVEFLDTATASGPSGEATSVAVYVPDNALKEGAVWVCDPDTKRASRRQVVSSGSRENLHRIDQGILPGEWVILDPSGLRENQRLHPRQKP